A genomic segment from uncultured Desulfuromonas sp. encodes:
- a CDS encoding AMP-binding protein has translation MFRNVMLWILRQLLGLRYRVEVKGLERLRNDAGKGMLILPNHPALIDPLLVNVVLQQRFAVRPLVDEGQAEHAVTRFFLDKVQALLIPDLSRQSNQGGREAVDEALATMEASLHQGDALLIYPAGRIYRSANEVVSGSSAVDRLVKAVPEARIVLVRTTGLWGSRFSRARGDKPHLFKTLLKMIPALLVNALVLMPRRRVTIEFFEDTDFPRKAERREINRYLEQFYNETAQPAFTIPDYFWQGAQPLALPEPEQAQFSGSAEHIPAATRQLVEDKIKELSGHTTLADDMTLADELGLDSLAVMELVSWMNEEFSVDVENLDALQRVADCLLAARGEGLGFAAESLKPVADGWFDQRSDATLAFRQADNLAELILYQAKTNPDQVIVADQQGGTRTWRQLMNGVLALQPTLRAIKEDSVAIMLPSSVAASLIWLAVVFSGKRPVLLNWTTGERNMSHALAQTGARQVLTSARLMDKLKLRGVDVRQVDAEWLALETLVGGMSLLDKVLARVKGQFFSLFLSAKQVHDSAAVLFTSGSEALPKSVPLSHRNILSNMDDLTKVIPLRESDRLLGMLPPFHSLGLSGTIVMPLCLGLRTVYYPNPTDGAILAQHVAAYGCSVVVGTPTFLAAIAGSAHTDQLQSLRMIFTGAEKCPDATYQLLAERCAQATVCEGYGVTECSPLVSVNDPRQPVPGTIGRVMPSMDYRLVHPDTLQLQAEQENTGILVVRGPNVFNGYLEDQVKSPFIVLDGLAWYNTGDLVRRNEQGGLTFCGRLKRFVKLGGEMVSLPAVEDAVAASPLVKQSAQQGEGPLLAVEALNADTHPELVLFTRVELDREQVNKAIREAGLSPLHNIRQIRLVAEIPVLGTGKTDYRSLRESLVE, from the coding sequence GGATGAAGGGCAGGCGGAACATGCCGTCACCCGGTTTTTTCTCGATAAGGTGCAGGCGTTGCTGATTCCCGATCTGAGCCGCCAGAGCAATCAGGGCGGGCGTGAAGCCGTGGATGAGGCCTTGGCCACCATGGAAGCGAGTCTGCATCAGGGCGATGCGCTGCTGATTTACCCGGCCGGGCGCATTTATCGCAGCGCCAATGAAGTGGTCAGCGGCAGCAGTGCCGTGGACCGGCTGGTCAAAGCCGTACCCGAGGCGCGAATTGTGCTGGTGCGGACCACCGGGCTGTGGGGCAGCCGTTTCAGCCGCGCCCGTGGCGACAAACCCCATCTGTTTAAGACCTTGCTCAAAATGATTCCGGCGCTGCTGGTCAACGCCCTGGTGCTGATGCCGCGCCGCCGGGTGACCATTGAGTTTTTTGAAGACACGGATTTTCCGCGTAAGGCCGAACGCCGCGAAATCAATCGTTATCTGGAGCAGTTCTACAACGAAACCGCGCAACCGGCCTTTACCATTCCCGATTATTTCTGGCAGGGCGCGCAGCCGCTGGCCTTACCCGAACCGGAGCAGGCGCAATTCAGCGGCAGTGCCGAGCATATACCGGCAGCCACCCGCCAACTGGTTGAGGATAAAATCAAAGAACTCAGCGGCCATACCACCCTGGCCGACGACATGACTCTGGCCGATGAACTGGGGCTGGACAGTCTGGCAGTAATGGAACTGGTCAGCTGGATGAATGAGGAATTCAGCGTCGATGTGGAAAACCTCGACGCCCTGCAGCGGGTGGCCGATTGTCTGCTGGCTGCCCGTGGCGAGGGGCTGGGCTTTGCCGCGGAATCGCTCAAGCCGGTGGCGGATGGCTGGTTTGACCAGCGCTCCGATGCGACCCTGGCTTTTCGTCAGGCCGACAACCTGGCGGAATTGATTCTCTATCAGGCTAAAACCAACCCGGATCAGGTGATTGTCGCTGACCAGCAGGGCGGTACCCGCACCTGGCGTCAGCTGATGAACGGCGTGCTGGCCCTGCAGCCGACGCTGCGTGCCATCAAGGAGGATTCGGTGGCCATCATGCTGCCGTCCTCGGTGGCCGCCAGCCTGATCTGGCTGGCCGTGGTGTTTAGCGGCAAGCGGCCGGTGCTGCTCAACTGGACCACGGGCGAGCGCAACATGAGCCATGCCCTGGCCCAGACCGGAGCCCGCCAGGTGCTGACCTCGGCGCGGCTGATGGACAAGCTGAAGCTGCGCGGCGTGGATGTGCGCCAGGTGGACGCCGAATGGCTGGCGCTGGAAACCCTGGTCGGCGGTATGTCACTGCTGGACAAGGTGCTGGCCCGCGTCAAAGGGCAGTTTTTCAGCCTGTTTCTGTCGGCCAAACAGGTGCATGACTCGGCGGCCGTGCTGTTTACCAGCGGCTCCGAAGCGTTGCCCAAATCGGTACCGCTCAGCCATCGCAATATCCTCAGCAACATGGACGATCTGACCAAGGTGATTCCGTTGCGCGAGAGCGACCGCCTGCTCGGTATGCTGCCGCCGTTTCATTCGCTGGGACTGTCCGGCACCATCGTCATGCCGCTGTGCCTGGGCCTGCGCACCGTCTATTATCCCAACCCCACGGATGGGGCGATTCTCGCCCAGCACGTGGCGGCCTACGGTTGTTCCGTGGTGGTCGGCACGCCGACCTTTCTGGCGGCCATCGCCGGTTCAGCTCATACCGATCAGCTGCAGAGCCTGCGCATGATTTTCACCGGCGCCGAGAAATGCCCGGATGCCACCTACCAGCTGCTGGCCGAGCGCTGTGCCCAGGCCACGGTGTGCGAGGGCTACGGCGTCACCGAATGTTCACCGCTGGTCAGCGTTAATGATCCGCGCCAGCCGGTGCCGGGCACCATTGGCCGGGTGATGCCGTCCATGGACTATCGTCTGGTACATCCCGACACCTTGCAGTTGCAGGCCGAACAGGAAAACACCGGCATCCTGGTGGTGCGTGGCCCCAACGTATTTAACGGCTATCTCGAAGATCAGGTGAAGTCGCCGTTTATCGTGCTCGACGGCTTGGCCTGGTACAACACCGGCGACCTGGTTCGGCGCAACGAACAGGGCGGCCTGACCTTCTGCGGGCGGCTCAAGCGCTTTGTCAAACTTGGCGGCGAAATGGTGTCGCTGCCCGCTGTGGAGGACGCCGTGGCCGCCTCACCGCTGGTGAAGCAGAGTGCCCAGCAGGGCGAGGGACCGTTGCTTGCCGTGGAAGCCCTGAATGCCGACACCCATCCCGAACTGGTGCTGTTCACTCGGGTCGAACTCGACCGCGAGCAGGTGAACAAGGCCATTCGCGAGGCCGGATTGTCGCCACTGCACAATATCCGCCAGATTCGGTTAGTGGCGGAGATTCCGGTGCTTGGCACCGGCAAGACCGATTATCGGTCATTGCGGGAGAGTTTGGTGGAGTAG
- a CDS encoding sensor domain-containing diguanylate cyclase, with amino-acid sequence MSSSAEKAFAPLEGSPNPARKMCEKCVELQEMTTALEDYIGRTNEQLLKSEMSDMELEQIFSACVDPMIVIRDDGIIVRANRRMMEHLDRCCEEVIGVSCTKLLSEQECSLALSRKKNGQTDIEIIGDDGEVKNFIMTTSHLITLDGTPGTLAQYTDITDRKKAEQALEKAHAALERIARIDGLTQIPNRRTFDESFMEQWQKSLSDQSPLSIILCDIDFFKRYNDTYGHQEGDTCLSSVAQALEQSLSGNSSGLVARYGGEEFIFLLPDVSADEAVAQAETARRHVEQLALEHQASDVAEHVTLSLGVSTTVPQDGIQAQHLIRTADEALYQSKEAGRNRVTAVAFSG; translated from the coding sequence GTGTCGTCATCGGCTGAAAAAGCATTCGCACCTCTCGAAGGCTCCCCTAACCCAGCGCGTAAAATGTGTGAGAAGTGTGTTGAGTTGCAGGAAATGACAACAGCTTTGGAAGACTATATTGGCCGTACCAACGAACAACTCCTGAAATCAGAAATGTCCGACATGGAATTGGAGCAAATCTTCTCAGCTTGCGTCGATCCCATGATTGTCATTCGTGATGACGGTATTATCGTCCGCGCCAATCGACGGATGATGGAACACCTCGACCGGTGCTGTGAAGAGGTTATCGGAGTTTCTTGCACCAAACTTCTCAGCGAACAGGAATGTAGCCTGGCGCTCTCCCGCAAAAAAAATGGCCAAACGGATATCGAAATTATCGGTGACGATGGTGAAGTCAAAAATTTTATCATGACCACCTCTCATTTGATTACCCTGGATGGCACACCCGGCACACTGGCTCAATACACAGATATTACGGACCGCAAAAAGGCAGAACAAGCTCTGGAAAAAGCCCATGCGGCATTGGAGCGTATTGCCCGCATCGACGGTCTGACCCAGATTCCCAACCGTCGCACCTTTGATGAAAGCTTCATGGAGCAATGGCAGAAAAGCCTCTCAGATCAATCTCCTCTTTCAATTATTCTGTGCGACATCGACTTTTTCAAACGCTACAATGATACGTACGGTCATCAGGAGGGAGACACCTGCCTATCCAGTGTCGCTCAAGCGCTTGAACAAAGTCTGTCGGGTAACAGCAGTGGTTTGGTTGCCCGTTATGGTGGTGAAGAATTCATCTTTTTATTGCCGGACGTCTCTGCCGACGAGGCCGTCGCGCAGGCGGAAACAGCACGCCGCCACGTAGAGCAGCTCGCGCTTGAGCACCAAGCTTCTGACGTTGCTGAACATGTCACCCTCAGCCTCGGTGTCTCCACGACTGTTCCTCAGGATGGTATTCAGGCGCAGCATCTGATCCGTACGGCGGATGAGGCGTTGTATCAATCCAAAGAAGCGGGTCGCAATCGAGTCACGGCTGTGGCCTTTTCTGGTTAG
- a CDS encoding DUF3024 domain-containing protein: MIRLRRMFDAYCDMRIPHEVRETLRLDYRIRNNHITLYESRHHHEKTDLWYSTAIARFVKDQPLHLWRLFSADRNENWLPYHPHPEDRDIERLLDCVTDDPTGIFWG; this comes from the coding sequence ATGATTCGTTTACGACGAATGTTTGATGCGTATTGTGATATGCGGATTCCTCACGAAGTCAGAGAGACATTGCGCCTTGATTACCGTATTCGAAATAATCACATCACCCTGTATGAATCCCGCCATCATCATGAGAAGACCGATTTGTGGTATTCGACGGCCATCGCTCGATTTGTGAAAGATCAACCGTTGCATCTCTGGCGTTTGTTTAGTGCAGACCGTAATGAGAACTGGCTTCCTTATCATCCTCATCCGGAGGATCGCGACATTGAGCGGTTGTTGGATTGTGTGACTGATGACCCGACAGGGATTTTTTGGGGATAG
- the nifE gene encoding nitrogenase iron-molybdenum cofactor biosynthesis protein NifE, with protein MSDKPKIKDLLDESACEHNTTKKKACNTTTPGATSGGCAFEGAQISLFPYADAAHLVHGPLTCLSASWETRATPTSYEGRDLTQMGFSTAVTTNDVIFGGEDKLYDAIIYLVEHYAPKAIFVYSTCVTAMIGDDIDAVCRHAEKKFEIPIVPVHAPGFVGGKNLGSRLAGEAVLKNLIGRKEPEGDVTHAINLVGDYNVTGDMWQYKPILDELGIRILSTLSGDGRIDEICTAHRAKLNVIVCAKSLVTFTRKMKERYGIPFVSVSFYGQRDTTNAIMAIAEGLGDPKLIEHTRKVLAREEQRLEEQLKPYRELFKGKKAVLNTGGNKSWSIASALQDLGIEVVATSVRKATEEDKQKAREYLGENGVLMTNPGAEQAKMIDQFKADLLLAGGRSLYTAIKKGISFIDVNQEKKKSYGAYNGLLSLAEDVKNALENPVFRCVRKEAPWEK; from the coding sequence GTGTCTGATAAACCAAAGATCAAAGATTTGCTCGATGAAAGTGCCTGCGAGCATAACACGACCAAAAAGAAAGCCTGCAATACAACGACGCCGGGTGCCACCAGCGGCGGTTGTGCCTTCGAGGGTGCACAGATTTCGCTGTTTCCCTATGCGGATGCTGCTCACTTGGTGCATGGACCGTTGACCTGTTTGAGCGCTTCGTGGGAAACCCGGGCCACCCCGACCAGCTATGAGGGCCGTGATCTGACCCAGATGGGATTTTCCACGGCGGTGACCACCAATGATGTCATTTTCGGCGGCGAGGATAAGCTGTACGATGCCATCATTTACCTGGTCGAACATTATGCCCCCAAAGCGATTTTCGTCTATTCCACCTGCGTGACGGCCATGATCGGTGATGATATTGATGCCGTGTGTCGCCATGCTGAAAAGAAATTTGAGATTCCGATTGTGCCGGTGCATGCACCGGGCTTTGTCGGCGGCAAGAACCTTGGCAGTCGTCTGGCAGGTGAGGCAGTACTGAAAAACCTCATTGGCCGCAAAGAGCCGGAAGGGGATGTGACTCACGCGATCAATCTGGTTGGTGATTACAACGTCACCGGTGATATGTGGCAGTACAAGCCGATTCTTGACGAGCTGGGTATCCGCATCCTCTCCACCTTGAGTGGCGACGGGCGAATCGACGAGATCTGTACGGCTCACCGCGCCAAGCTCAACGTCATTGTCTGCGCCAAATCTCTGGTCACCTTTACCCGCAAGATGAAGGAGCGTTACGGGATTCCATTTGTTTCGGTGTCGTTTTATGGTCAGCGTGATACCACCAATGCCATTATGGCGATTGCCGAAGGGCTGGGTGACCCCAAACTGATTGAACACACCCGTAAGGTGTTGGCGCGCGAGGAGCAACGGTTGGAAGAACAGCTGAAACCTTATCGCGAATTGTTCAAAGGCAAAAAAGCCGTGCTCAATACCGGTGGAAACAAATCGTGGTCGATCGCCTCGGCTTTGCAGGATCTTGGCATCGAGGTGGTGGCCACCTCGGTACGCAAGGCCACCGAAGAGGATAAACAGAAAGCGCGTGAATACCTGGGCGAAAACGGCGTGCTGATGACCAACCCTGGTGCGGAACAGGCCAAAATGATCGATCAGTTTAAGGCTGATCTGCTGTTGGCTGGTGGTCGTAGTCTCTACACAGCGATCAAAAAGGGAATTTCGTTCATCGACGTCAATCAGGAAAAGAAGAAAAGTTACGGCGCTTACAATGGTCTGCTCAGCCTGGCTGAGGACGTGAAAAACGCCCTGGAAAATCCGGTGTTCCGTTGCGTGCGTAAGGAGGCCCCATGGGAGAAATAA
- the nifN gene encoding nitrogenase iron-molybdenum cofactor biosynthesis protein NifN, with the protein MGEIIHKNTKPLQVNPFRLTQPMGAALAFLGVDQCMPLMHGAQGCTSFVKVFMTRHFCEPIAIQTTAVSDAVAVLDGGDYSISEAVKNITKKISPALVGLHTTGLPETKGDDIRGVSKMIDFPLVYVNTPDYEGGMESGWALTTKALIDQLTEEQTAVNERKVVLLPHVSMTPLEVEKVQLFMTAFGLDVVAVPDLSTSLDGHLGDGQAALSKGGVSVETIRSLADAGHVVTIGDSMRDVAKALQKKNPAVQHEHFSHVNGLDATDAFAAHLLKITGMQRPPELIIRWRKRLQDAMLDSHFSLGQTRFILAGEPDQMAALSQSLHDAGGRIPLCVVSTDSPILDKIKADKVVVGDLEDVEAALEKTDMVLSNFHAERLIHHAGKGLMLRGMPNWEQVGNALKFDVLYEGGAYFLCEAANLAEEWRVLHVRHRDEDALKKGCVK; encoded by the coding sequence ATGGGAGAAATAATCCATAAAAATACCAAGCCGTTACAGGTCAACCCGTTTCGTCTGACGCAACCGATGGGTGCGGCGCTCGCTTTTCTCGGTGTTGATCAATGTATGCCGTTGATGCACGGCGCGCAGGGCTGTACGTCGTTTGTCAAAGTGTTCATGACCCGTCACTTCTGTGAGCCGATTGCCATCCAGACCACTGCGGTCAGTGATGCCGTAGCCGTGTTGGATGGTGGTGATTACAGCATCAGTGAAGCGGTGAAGAACATTACCAAAAAAATCTCTCCGGCTTTGGTCGGGCTTCACACCACCGGTTTGCCGGAAACCAAGGGCGATGATATCCGCGGTGTGTCGAAGATGATCGATTTTCCCCTGGTGTATGTGAACACCCCGGACTACGAAGGGGGTATGGAAAGTGGTTGGGCGTTGACCACCAAGGCGTTGATCGACCAATTGACCGAAGAGCAGACTGCTGTCAACGAACGCAAGGTGGTGCTGTTGCCGCATGTTAGCATGACCCCGTTGGAAGTTGAGAAGGTGCAGCTGTTTATGACTGCTTTTGGCTTGGACGTGGTGGCAGTGCCGGATTTGTCCACTTCGCTGGACGGTCATCTTGGTGACGGTCAGGCGGCTTTGAGCAAGGGTGGGGTGTCGGTCGAGACGATCCGTAGTCTTGCGGATGCTGGTCACGTGGTGACCATCGGTGATTCGATGCGTGATGTGGCCAAAGCGCTACAGAAAAAAAATCCGGCCGTGCAGCATGAGCACTTTTCCCATGTCAACGGTCTGGATGCGACGGACGCGTTTGCGGCTCACTTGTTGAAGATTACCGGTATGCAACGTCCACCGGAGCTGATTATCCGCTGGCGCAAGCGCTTGCAGGATGCCATGCTCGACAGCCATTTCTCTCTGGGACAGACCCGTTTCATTCTGGCTGGTGAACCGGATCAGATGGCGGCGTTGTCGCAATCGCTTCATGATGCCGGAGGTCGTATCCCACTGTGCGTGGTCAGCACGGATTCGCCGATTCTTGACAAGATCAAGGCGGATAAAGTGGTGGTTGGCGATCTGGAAGATGTCGAGGCGGCGTTGGAAAAGACCGACATGGTGCTAAGTAATTTTCATGCCGAACGTCTGATCCATCATGCCGGAAAAGGATTGATGTTACGCGGTATGCCCAACTGGGAGCAGGTGGGTAATGCGCTGAAGTTTGACGTGCTGTACGAAGGGGGCGCGTACTTTTTGTGCGAAGCGGCGAATCTGGCGGAAGAGTGGCGTGTCCTCCATGTGCGCCACCGTGACGAAGACGCTTTAAAAAAAGGATGTGTGAAATGA
- the cowN gene encoding N(2)-fixation sustaining protein CowN, which yields MSLTEEPDRYVSYKGIDCEGNSKLLMCMLKKHLEDPAKNNAFWDMFTDKLGKAERGETVNGILIDELFLIHAYINNLQEFFEDHEDDVAMELLKKIERECC from the coding sequence ATGAGTCTGACTGAGGAACCGGACCGTTATGTGTCCTACAAAGGGATTGATTGCGAAGGAAACTCGAAGCTGTTGATGTGCATGTTGAAAAAGCATTTGGAAGATCCGGCGAAGAACAATGCCTTCTGGGATATGTTTACGGATAAACTTGGTAAGGCTGAGCGCGGTGAAACCGTCAATGGTATTTTGATCGACGAGCTGTTTCTGATTCATGCCTACATCAATAATCTGCAGGAGTTTTTCGAGGATCATGAGGATGATGTGGCCATGGAGCTTTTGAAAAAAATAGAGCGGGAGTGCTGCTGA
- a CDS encoding O-acetylhomoserine aminocarboxypropyltransferase/cysteine synthase family protein: MSTHIETQVLHAGYQADPTTGSRAVPVYRTSSYQFRDTEHAANLFGLKELGNIYTRLMNPTTDVLEQRVAALEGGAGALALASGTSAIFYSIINLAQAGDEIVASSHLYGGSYTQFNDILPQLGIKVVFVDPSDPQNFAEAITDKTKAVFTEVIGNPKLDVADIEALATIAHDHGLPLIVDSTFATPYLLRPIDHGADIVIHSLTKWLGGHGAGIGGIVVDAGRFDWTTGKHPLLSEPDPSYHGIRYATDLGDLNPLAYILRMRLVPLRNLGACISPDNSWFFLQGIETLPLRMERHSENALKVARFLKDHPQVDWVSYPGLEGDSSYAKAQKYLKNGSGAMVVFGIKGGEKAGQDFIERLQLFSHLANVGDARSLAIHPTSTTHAQLTTEQQAAGGITPELIRLSIGVEHIEDILADLKQALTVTA, from the coding sequence ATGAGCACACACATTGAAACCCAGGTTCTTCACGCAGGCTATCAGGCGGATCCGACTACCGGCAGCCGAGCGGTCCCCGTTTATCGCACCAGTTCCTATCAATTTCGCGATACCGAGCATGCCGCCAACTTGTTTGGCCTGAAAGAATTGGGCAATATCTACACCCGGTTGATGAATCCGACCACCGATGTGCTGGAGCAGCGTGTTGCCGCTCTTGAAGGGGGCGCCGGAGCTCTGGCCTTGGCATCGGGCACCAGCGCGATTTTCTACAGCATCATTAATCTGGCTCAGGCCGGTGACGAGATTGTTGCTTCCAGCCACCTTTACGGCGGCAGCTACACCCAGTTCAATGATATCCTGCCGCAGTTGGGCATTAAGGTGGTGTTTGTTGATCCGTCTGACCCGCAAAATTTTGCCGAGGCCATCACAGACAAGACCAAGGCCGTGTTTACCGAGGTGATCGGCAATCCCAAGCTGGATGTGGCGGATATCGAAGCCTTGGCGACCATTGCCCATGACCACGGTCTGCCGTTGATTGTTGACAGCACCTTTGCCACGCCTTATCTGTTGCGGCCGATTGATCATGGTGCGGATATTGTGATCCACTCGCTGACCAAGTGGCTCGGTGGCCATGGTGCCGGAATCGGTGGCATTGTCGTCGATGCCGGTCGCTTTGACTGGACAACCGGTAAGCATCCGTTGCTCAGTGAGCCTGACCCCAGTTATCATGGTATCCGTTATGCGACGGATCTCGGTGATCTTAATCCACTGGCCTATATCCTGCGCATGAGATTGGTGCCACTGCGCAACCTCGGTGCCTGTATCTCGCCGGATAACTCGTGGTTCTTCCTGCAGGGGATTGAAACCTTGCCGTTGCGCATGGAGCGACACAGTGAAAATGCGCTGAAGGTCGCGCGTTTTCTCAAGGATCATCCGCAGGTGGATTGGGTGAGTTATCCCGGTCTGGAAGGTGATTCGTCTTACGCCAAGGCGCAGAAATATCTGAAAAATGGCTCCGGCGCGATGGTGGTCTTTGGGATTAAAGGCGGCGAAAAGGCTGGACAAGACTTTATTGAACGGCTGCAGTTGTTTTCTCACCTGGCTAATGTTGGTGATGCGCGGAGCCTGGCCATCCATCCGACATCGACCACTCATGCCCAGCTCACCACGGAGCAGCAGGCTGCTGGCGGCATTACACCGGAGTTGATTCGCCTGTCGATCGGCGTGGAGCATATCGAAGATATTCTGGCCGACCTGAAACAGGCCCTGACCGTCACGGCCTGA
- a CDS encoding pseudouridine synthase, whose product MAISRYCSKLVLPHARPPYPDLVDFLADYFPHVSAQEWAKRVSDGKVLDKHEQPLDRHGYQPQQVIYYYREVEEQPVIPFFESILYQDDALLVACKPHFLPVHPGGRYVTENLVHRLRQATGNDQLAPVHRIDRFTAGLVLFAQRAEDRARYNALFSQGKVTKRYDAVAHCRQEPEQNSWQVENRIEQGNPWFCWQVVPGEVNARSRITLKDYRHGYGLFSLQPITGKTHQLRLHMSGLGFGLVHDRYYPQLLPEQADDFSAPLQLLAKEIAFTDPVTNKRHHFESPRVLDLAF is encoded by the coding sequence ATGGCGATTTCCCGTTATTGTTCAAAGCTGGTTCTTCCTCATGCCCGGCCACCTTATCCGGATCTGGTCGATTTTCTGGCTGACTATTTTCCTCATGTCTCAGCGCAGGAATGGGCCAAACGGGTTTCTGACGGCAAGGTGCTCGATAAACATGAGCAACCTTTAGATCGCCACGGTTACCAACCGCAACAGGTGATTTATTACTACCGTGAGGTGGAAGAACAGCCGGTTATTCCGTTTTTTGAAAGTATCCTCTACCAGGATGACGCGCTACTGGTGGCCTGTAAGCCCCATTTTTTGCCGGTGCATCCCGGTGGGCGTTATGTCACGGAAAACCTGGTTCATCGGTTGCGTCAGGCGACCGGTAACGATCAGCTGGCTCCGGTGCATCGCATTGATCGCTTTACTGCCGGGTTGGTGTTGTTTGCCCAGCGGGCTGAAGATCGGGCACGCTATAATGCTCTTTTCAGTCAGGGGAAAGTAACAAAACGTTATGACGCTGTAGCGCATTGTCGTCAGGAGCCGGAGCAAAACTCCTGGCAGGTGGAAAACCGGATTGAACAGGGAAACCCTTGGTTTTGTTGGCAAGTGGTTCCCGGTGAGGTTAATGCCCGTTCGCGTATCACGTTGAAGGATTATCGCCATGGTTATGGCCTTTTTTCCCTGCAACCGATTACGGGTAAAACCCATCAGCTCCGTCTGCACATGAGTGGGCTGGGTTTTGGATTGGTCCATGATCGCTACTATCCGCAATTGTTGCCGGAGCAGGCGGATGATTTTTCTGCGCCGCTTCAGCTGTTGGCCAAAGAGATTGCGTTTACCGATCCGGTGACAAACAAACGGCACCATTTTGAATCGCCGCGTGTGCTCGACTTAGCCTTTTAA
- a CDS encoding ACP phosphodiesterase: MNYLLHALLSDDDDLVRAGNMLGDFVKGRLVEGRFPPRLLQGLQQHRQIDSFSHGHEIFCRSQQRLADTFGRYRGIMIDLFYDHFTAVDWETYHPVPLKCFAASLYQTLQQHQAVLPPSFLPLLPRMIKNDWLTSYRDKTVMQRALQHVSDKMRHANPLADGYRELEKNYEELREDCRIFIQSTRQHFWPQQLTMDDEKVR; this comes from the coding sequence GTGAACTACCTGCTCCACGCCTTGCTCAGTGATGACGATGACCTGGTGAGAGCAGGAAATATGCTGGGGGATTTTGTCAAAGGGCGTCTGGTTGAAGGGCGCTTTCCACCCCGCTTGCTGCAGGGACTGCAACAACATCGCCAGATCGACTCGTTCTCGCACGGCCACGAAATCTTCTGCCGCAGCCAGCAGCGTCTGGCCGACACGTTCGGTCGCTACCGCGGCATCATGATCGATCTGTTTTATGACCACTTTACGGCAGTGGACTGGGAAACTTATCACCCCGTTCCGTTGAAATGTTTTGCCGCTTCCCTCTATCAGACACTGCAGCAGCATCAGGCCGTTCTACCGCCATCCTTCCTCCCCTTATTACCTCGTATGATCAAAAACGACTGGTTGACCAGCTACCGGGATAAAACCGTCATGCAGCGTGCGTTACAACACGTTTCTGATAAGATGCGACATGCGAATCCGTTGGCTGACGGCTATCGTGAGCTGGAAAAGAATTATGAAGAATTACGCGAAGACTGCCGCATCTTTATCCAGAGCACACGGCAGCATTTTTGGCCTCAACAACTCACAATGGACGATGAAAAGGTACGATAA